From Panicum hallii strain FIL2 chromosome 2, PHallii_v3.1, whole genome shotgun sequence, a single genomic window includes:
- the LOC112880263 gene encoding eukaryotic translation initiation factor 5A-like isoform X3, with amino-acid sequence MSDSEEHHFESKADAGASKTYPQQAGTIRKNGYIVIKNRPCKVVEISTSKTGKHGHAKCHFVGIVIFNGKKLEDIVPSSHNCDVPHVDRTEYQLIDISEDGYPFDGEWQH; translated from the exons ATGTCGGACTCTGAGGAGCACCACTTCGAGTCCAAGGCCGACGCCGGCGCCTCCAAGACCTACCCGCAGCAGGCCGGGACCATCCGCAAGAACGGATACATCGTCATCAAGAACCGCCCCTGCAAG GTTGTTGAGATCTCTACTTCCAAGACTGGGAAGCATGGCCATGCCAAGTGCCACTTTGTCGGCATTGTCATTTTCAATGGAAAGAAGCTTGAGGATATTGTTCCTTCATCTCACAACTGTGAC GTTCCACATGTTGACCGCACTGAGTATCAGCTGATTGACATTTCTGAAGACGGATAC CCTTTTGACGGAGAATGGCAACACTAA
- the LOC112880262 gene encoding uncharacterized protein LOC112880262 isoform X2 produces the protein MAMNFILPTTLPTASASLPSPLKPNRFRIPPKPPRFSRVPYYISPSLKTPTVGVLSSVDSTSRTLLFLLAAGLLSLSGVRPLPALASAPPPTLQPQQIEGQDDEDEQQESEERNQEVEKAEVKEKEEQHEDEDDDEMRMYSAILSRNPGDVDALKCALYAKMRRADWGGALRYARRLRDAEPGVVEWRLMVAQLHELSGDLAEAERQFREVLAEEPLLVRALHLQKRSDFVRNEAEQVLYFLIYLLSILCSGTRTVYA, from the exons ATGGCGATGAACTTCATCTTGCCCACCACACTCCCCACAGCCTctgcctccctcccctcccccctCAAGCCCAACCGCTTCCGAATTCCACCCAAACCCCCACGCTTCTCCAGAGTCCCCTACTATATCTCCCCCTCCCTCAAGACCCCGACTGTCGGCGTCCTCTCGTCCGTAGACTCAACCTCGAGGACCCTCCTATTCCTGCTCGCCGCAGGCCTCCTCTCCCTATCCGGCGTCCGCCCGCTCCCCGCCCTCGCCTCCGCTCCCCCGCCAACTCTGCAGCCACAGCAAATCGAGGGGCAAGACGACGAAGACGAGCAGCAAGAATCCGAAGAAAGGAACCAGGAGGTTGAGAAAGCAGAGGTAAAAGAGAAAGAGGAGCAGCACGAGGATGAGGACGACGATGAGATGCGTATGTATTCGGCGATTCTGAGCCGCAACCCCGGCGATGTGGACGCGCTCAAGTGCGCGCTGTACGCCAAGATGAGGCGCGCGGACTGGGGCGGCGCGCTCCGGTACGCACGGCGGCTGCGTGACGCCGAGCCCGGCGTGGTGGAGTGGCGGCTGATGGTGGCGCAGCTGCACGAGCTCAGTGGGGACCTCGCCGAGGCCGAGCGTCAGTTCAGGGAGGTCCTAGCAGAGGAGCCCCTTCTCGTCCGTGCTCTCCAT CTACAAAAAAGAAGTGATTTTGTGAGGAATGAAGCAGAGCAAGTTCTCTACTTCTTGATCTATCTGCTCAGCATTTTGTGTTCAG GGACTCGCACTGTGTATGCATAA
- the LOC112880265 gene encoding serine carboxypeptidase II-3-like yields the protein MEELGPFRVNPDGKTLSRNRHAWNNVANVIFLESPAGVGFSYSNTSSDYGKSGDLRTAVDSYVFLLHWLERFPEYKGRDFYIAGESYAGHYVPELATVIVAVRKHTGKDPTNLKGIFVGNPFLDNYKNEKGSLKFLWNHGVMSDEMWADITKHCSFGPSDGVSCEEAKSPFNQRNFFTTAGRIDPYNIYAPICIQAPNGTTYSSGYLPGYDPCINHYVPAYFNRVEVKEAIHARVNRHWSACANLHWNWKEAPVSMVPTLSWLVHTGLRVWLYSGDMDDVCPITATRYSVQDLNLTITKPWRPWYTPANEVGGYIQQYKGGFTFASVRGAGHLVPSFQPKRSLVLFYSFLKGVLPPAVSLWQP from the exons ATGGAGGAGCTCGGCCCATTCCGTGTCAACCCGGACGGCAAGACGCTTAGCAGGAACAGGCACGCCTGGAACAACG TGGCCAACGTGATCTTCCTCGAGTCGCCGGCCGGAGTTGGGTTCTCATACTCGAATACGTCATCGGACTACGGCAAAAGCGGCGACTTGAGGACGGCGGTGGACTCTTACGTCTTCTTGCTCCACTGGCTCGAGCGGTTCCCCGAGTACAAGGGCCGCGACTTCTACATCGCCGGCGAGAGCTACGCCGGGCACTATGTCCCGGAGCTGGCCACCGTCATCGTGGCTGTCCGCAAACATACCGGCAAGGACCCCACGAACCTCAAGGGAATCTTC GTTGGCAACCCGTTCCTTGATAACTACAAGAACGAGAAGGGCTCTCTCAAGTTCCTGTGGAACCATGGGGTGATGTCCGACGAGATGTGGGCCGACATTACCAAGCACTGCAGCTTCGGCCCGTCCGATGGCGTTTCGTGCGAAGAGGCCAAGTCGCCGTTCAACCAGAGAAACTTCTTCACTACCGCCGGCCGAATCGATCCTTACAACATCTACGCTCCGATCTGCATCCAGGCGCCCAACGGGACGACCTACTCCAGTGGCTAT TTACCTGGATACGATCCGTGCATCAACCACTACGTCCCAGCCTACTTCAATAGGGTTGAGGTGAAGGAGGCGATCCATGCTCGGGTCAACAGACATTGGTCCGCTTGCGC TAACCTGCACTGGAACTGGAAAGAAGCTCCGGTGTCCATGGTGCCAACGCTCTCGTGGCTTGTCCACACCGGATTGCGAGTGTGGCTGTACAG TGGTGACATGGATGATGTGTGCCCGATTACGGCGACGAGGTACTCCGTCCAGGATCTCAATCTGACCATCACAAAGCCGTGGCGCCCCTGGTACACCCCTGCCAACGAG GTTGGAGGTTACATTCAGCAATACAAGGGAGGATTCACGTTTGCGTCGGTGAGGGGAGCTGGTCACCTAGTACCCAGTTTCCAGCCTAAGAGATCGCTAGTTCTCTTCTACTCCTTCCTGAAAGGCGTGCTCCCACCCGCAGTTTCATTGTGGCAGCCGTGA
- the LOC112880263 gene encoding eukaryotic translation initiation factor 5A-like isoform X1: protein MSDSEEHHFESKADAGASKTYPQQAGTIRKNGYIVIKNRPCKVVEISTSKTGKHGHAKCHFVGIVIFNGKKLEDIVPSSHNCDVPHVDRTEYQLIDISEDGYVSLLTENGNTKDDLKLPNDENLQAQVSSRKERRKYRENKTCRFEADHVDKAGQSKYLCGVMLCSRFCVDIRTFVYLHRSVLFFAVQFRIRFEWGADLLLVLCRMGDARRAGF, encoded by the exons ATGTCGGACTCTGAGGAGCACCACTTCGAGTCCAAGGCCGACGCCGGCGCCTCCAAGACCTACCCGCAGCAGGCCGGGACCATCCGCAAGAACGGATACATCGTCATCAAGAACCGCCCCTGCAAG GTTGTTGAGATCTCTACTTCCAAGACTGGGAAGCATGGCCATGCCAAGTGCCACTTTGTCGGCATTGTCATTTTCAATGGAAAGAAGCTTGAGGATATTGTTCCTTCATCTCACAACTGTGAC GTTCCACATGTTGACCGCACTGAGTATCAGCTGATTGACATTTCTGAAGACGGATAC GTTAGCCTTTTGACGGAGAATGGCAACACTAAGGATGACCTGAAGCTTCCCAATGATGAAAATCTGCAAGCCCAG GTATCCAGTAGGAAAGAAAGGAGGAAGTACCGGGAGAACAAGACGTGCAGATTTGAAGCAGATCACGTAGATAAAGCAGGACAAAGTAAATACTTATGTGGAGTCATGTTGTGCAGCCGATTTTGTGTGGACATACGTACCTTTGTCTATTTGCATCGATCTGTTTTGTTCTTTGCTGTACAATTTCGCATTCGCTTTGAATGGGGGGCAGATTTGCTTTTGGTTTTGTGCCGTATGGGAGACGCGAGACGCGCTGGTTTCTAG
- the LOC112880262 gene encoding protein SLOW GREEN 1, chloroplastic-like isoform X1, protein MAMNFILPTTLPTASASLPSPLKPNRFRIPPKPPRFSRVPYYISPSLKTPTVGVLSSVDSTSRTLLFLLAAGLLSLSGVRPLPALASAPPPTLQPQQIEGQDDEDEQQESEERNQEVEKAEVKEKEEQHEDEDDDEMRMYSAILSRNPGDVDALKCALYAKMRRADWGGALRYARRLRDAEPGVVEWRLMVAQLHELSGDLAEAERQFREVLAEEPLLVRALHGQLDVASEKLQNLIDEDPRDFRPHLCQGIVYALLDRKEDADKQFDIYRSLVPDEFPDKSFISDVILAAKMESDDRIQKELDQNFYQRNDPLEFS, encoded by the exons ATGGCGATGAACTTCATCTTGCCCACCACACTCCCCACAGCCTctgcctccctcccctcccccctCAAGCCCAACCGCTTCCGAATTCCACCCAAACCCCCACGCTTCTCCAGAGTCCCCTACTATATCTCCCCCTCCCTCAAGACCCCGACTGTCGGCGTCCTCTCGTCCGTAGACTCAACCTCGAGGACCCTCCTATTCCTGCTCGCCGCAGGCCTCCTCTCCCTATCCGGCGTCCGCCCGCTCCCCGCCCTCGCCTCCGCTCCCCCGCCAACTCTGCAGCCACAGCAAATCGAGGGGCAAGACGACGAAGACGAGCAGCAAGAATCCGAAGAAAGGAACCAGGAGGTTGAGAAAGCAGAGGTAAAAGAGAAAGAGGAGCAGCACGAGGATGAGGACGACGATGAGATGCGTATGTATTCGGCGATTCTGAGCCGCAACCCCGGCGATGTGGACGCGCTCAAGTGCGCGCTGTACGCCAAGATGAGGCGCGCGGACTGGGGCGGCGCGCTCCGGTACGCACGGCGGCTGCGTGACGCCGAGCCCGGCGTGGTGGAGTGGCGGCTGATGGTGGCGCAGCTGCACGAGCTCAGTGGGGACCTCGCCGAGGCCGAGCGTCAGTTCAGGGAGGTCCTAGCAGAGGAGCCCCTTCTCGTCCGTGCTCTCCAT GGTCAGTTAGACGTTGCATCTGAGAAACTACAAAATCTTATAGACGAGGATCCTCGAGATTTTCGGCCTCACCTTTGCCAG GGCATTGTGTATGCACTTTTAGACAGGAAAGAAGACGCAGATAAGCAATTTGATATATACAGAAGCCTTGTGCCAGATGAATTCCCAGATAAGAGTTTTATTAGTGATGTTATACTAGCAGCTAAAATGGAGTCAGATGATCGGATACAAAAGGAATTGGATCAAAATTTCTATCAAAGAAATGATCCATTAGAATTTTCATAG
- the LOC112880262 gene encoding uncharacterized protein LOC112880262 isoform X3: protein MAMNFILPTTLPTASASLPSPLKPNRFRIPPKPPRFSRVPYYISPSLKTPTVGVLSSVDSTSRTLLFLLAAGLLSLSGVRPLPALASAPPPTLQPQQIEGQDDEDEQQESEERNQEVEKAEVKEKEEQHEDEDDDEMRMYSAILSRNPGDVDALKCALYAKMRRADWGGALRYARRLRDAEPGVVEWRLMVAQLHELSGDLAEAERQFREVLAEEPLLVRALHGLALCMHKKLEGPAVFEMLENALQVAISDKRVLE, encoded by the exons ATGGCGATGAACTTCATCTTGCCCACCACACTCCCCACAGCCTctgcctccctcccctcccccctCAAGCCCAACCGCTTCCGAATTCCACCCAAACCCCCACGCTTCTCCAGAGTCCCCTACTATATCTCCCCCTCCCTCAAGACCCCGACTGTCGGCGTCCTCTCGTCCGTAGACTCAACCTCGAGGACCCTCCTATTCCTGCTCGCCGCAGGCCTCCTCTCCCTATCCGGCGTCCGCCCGCTCCCCGCCCTCGCCTCCGCTCCCCCGCCAACTCTGCAGCCACAGCAAATCGAGGGGCAAGACGACGAAGACGAGCAGCAAGAATCCGAAGAAAGGAACCAGGAGGTTGAGAAAGCAGAGGTAAAAGAGAAAGAGGAGCAGCACGAGGATGAGGACGACGATGAGATGCGTATGTATTCGGCGATTCTGAGCCGCAACCCCGGCGATGTGGACGCGCTCAAGTGCGCGCTGTACGCCAAGATGAGGCGCGCGGACTGGGGCGGCGCGCTCCGGTACGCACGGCGGCTGCGTGACGCCGAGCCCGGCGTGGTGGAGTGGCGGCTGATGGTGGCGCAGCTGCACGAGCTCAGTGGGGACCTCGCCGAGGCCGAGCGTCAGTTCAGGGAGGTCCTAGCAGAGGAGCCCCTTCTCGTCCGTGCTCTCCAT GGACTCGCACTGTGTATGCATAAGAAACTCGAAGGCCCTGCTGTTTTTGAAATGCTTGAGAATGCTTTGCAAGTTGCGATTTCTGACAAAAGGGTCCTGGAATAG
- the LOC112880263 gene encoding eukaryotic translation initiation factor 5A-like isoform X2: MSDSEEHHFESKADAGASKTYPQQAGTIRKNGYIVIKNRPCKVVEISTSKTGKHGHAKCHFVGIVIFNGKKLEDIVPSSHNCDVPHVDRTEYQLIDISEDGYVSLLTENGNTKDDLKLPNDENLQAQVSALAQAGQSTTGVLCCQQVRPCGVRWPSSRSSARRTHEGRATLQRLK; encoded by the exons ATGTCGGACTCTGAGGAGCACCACTTCGAGTCCAAGGCCGACGCCGGCGCCTCCAAGACCTACCCGCAGCAGGCCGGGACCATCCGCAAGAACGGATACATCGTCATCAAGAACCGCCCCTGCAAG GTTGTTGAGATCTCTACTTCCAAGACTGGGAAGCATGGCCATGCCAAGTGCCACTTTGTCGGCATTGTCATTTTCAATGGAAAGAAGCTTGAGGATATTGTTCCTTCATCTCACAACTGTGAC GTTCCACATGTTGACCGCACTGAGTATCAGCTGATTGACATTTCTGAAGACGGATAC GTTAGCCTTTTGACGGAGAATGGCAACACTAAGGATGACCTGAAGCTTCCCAATGATGAAAATCTGCAAGCCCAGGTCAGTGCACTAGCTCAAGCAGGGCAGAGCACCACTGGGGTGCTGTGCTGCCAGCAGGTGCGCCCGTGCGGCGTCCGCTGGCCGTCAAGCAGAAGCAGCGCACGGCGAACGCACGAAGGCAGAGCAACACTGCAGAGGCTAAAATGA